In Salmo salar chromosome ssa03, Ssal_v3.1, whole genome shotgun sequence, a single genomic region encodes these proteins:
- the LOC106600627 gene encoding transcription factor MafB-like produces MLANTFANLQKSRGSTMSAELSMSPELPNSPLALEYVNDFDLMKFDVKKEGLTGLERAGVRQCTRLQPQGSVSSTPISTPCSSVPSSPSFSPTEQKNHLEELYWMPNGGYHQQIDPQTLSLTPEDAVEALIGATAHGHTPTPHVQLQQSSFDGYRGPHHHNSHGQPQQHYHPYGGGIPHHPDELPGHQVGHSHPHTHDTDSPSPVSPDSHQALHHHQHDHQGQQGSGNVEDRFSDDQLVSMSVRELNRHLRGFTKDEVIHLKQKRRTLKNRGYAQSCRFKRVQQKHVLENEKTHLINQVEALKAEINRLARERDAYKLKCEKLTGTGANNGIREAGSTRDNPSSPEFFM; encoded by the coding sequence ATGCTGGCAAACACCTTCGCCAATCTGCAGAAAAGTCGTGGCAGCACCATGAGCGCAGAGCTGAGCATGAGCCCAGAGCTCCCCAACAGCCCTCTGGCTCTGGAATATGTCAACGACTTTGACCTAATGAAGTTTGACGTGAAGAAGGAAGGTCTGACCGGGCTGGAACGCGCCGGGGTGCGCCAGTGTACTCGGCTCCAGCCCCAGGGCTCTGTGTCCTCCACCCCCATCAGCACACCATGCAGCTCGGTGCCATCCTCACCCAGCTTCAGCCCCACAGAGCAGAAGAACCATCTGGAGGAGCTCTACTGGATGCCCAACGGTGGGTACCACCAGCAGATCGACCCACAGACGCTGAGCCTGACCCCGGAGGATGCAGTGGAGGCCCTGATTGGAGCCACGGCCCATGGCCACACCCCGACCCCGCATGTCCAGCTGCAGCAGAGCAGCTTCGATGGCTACAGAGGGCCTCACCACCACAACTCCCATGGCCAACCCCAACAGCACTACCATCCCTATGGGGGAGGCATTCCGCACCACCCAGATGAACTGCCTGGACATCAGGTGGGGCAcagccacccacacacccacgACACAGACAGCCCGTCCCCCGTCTCCCCAGACTCCCACCaagccctccaccaccaccaacacgaCCACCAAGGGCAACAAGGCTCAGGCAACGTGGAGGACCGATTCTCTGACGACCAGCTGGTGTCCATGTCTGTGAGGGAGCTGAACAGGCACCTGCGGGGGTTCACCAAGGACGAGGTCATCCATCTCAAGCAGAAGAGGCGGACCCTAAAAAACAGGGGCTACGCACAGTCCTGCCGCTTCAAGCGGGTGCAGCAGAAACACGTGCTGGAGAACGAGAAGACTCATCTGATAAACCAGGTGGAGGCACTCAAGGCGGAGATCAATCGGCTGGCGCGCGAGAGGGACGCCTACAAACTCAAGTGCGAGAAACTGACAGGAACGGGAGCGAATAACGGGATCCGGGAGGCTGGGTCCACAAGGGACAATCCGTCATCTCCAGAGTTTTTCATGTGA